The following are from one region of the Variovorax sp. V213 genome:
- a CDS encoding (2Fe-2S)-binding protein produces the protein MTDSCGAEPLQLQVNGQARSLPGVPREATLLHLLRNDLGLNGPKYGCGLGQCGACTVHVDGVAARACVIPAHGVAGRAVTTLEGLGTRGHWHPVQAAFEDAQAAQCGYCLNGMVMQAAALLARDPHASEARIRSELSGNLCRCGTHIEILAAVQRAAVRMQEP, from the coding sequence GTGACGGACAGCTGCGGCGCTGAGCCGCTGCAATTGCAGGTCAACGGGCAGGCCCGTTCGCTTCCGGGCGTGCCGCGAGAGGCCACGCTGCTGCACTTGCTGCGCAACGACCTCGGCCTGAACGGGCCCAAGTACGGTTGCGGCCTGGGCCAGTGTGGCGCCTGCACGGTGCACGTCGATGGCGTGGCGGCCCGTGCCTGCGTGATTCCCGCGCACGGCGTGGCGGGCCGTGCCGTCACCACCCTGGAGGGTCTTGGCACGCGCGGCCACTGGCATCCGGTACAGGCAGCTTTTGAAGACGCGCAGGCCGCGCAGTGCGGCTATTGCCTCAACGGCATGGTGATGCAGGCCGCGGCGCTGCTCGCGCGCGACCCGCATGCGAGCGAGGCGCGCATCCGCAGCGAGCTGTCGGGCAACCTGTGCCGCTGCGGAACGCATATTGAAATTCTGGCTGCGGTGCAGCGGGCTGCGGTACGCATGCAAGAGCCATGA
- the tssE gene encoding type VI secretion system baseplate subunit TssE, translating into MEVDGDQQESVARDRLQPVLLDRLTDKQPQSRQERAGAFLMSGKLLRDSVLRDLQWLLNTTNFGAGHTINAMPRARRSVVNYGVRGWAGGRMSEVDFADVEAAIRTSIIDFEPRIMKDSIDVRCVTDATDLEHHNLLALEIRGTLWSVPYPIEFILRSELDLESGHMVLRPTGGL; encoded by the coding sequence ATGGAGGTCGACGGCGACCAGCAAGAAAGCGTTGCACGCGACCGCCTGCAGCCGGTGCTGCTCGACCGCCTGACCGACAAGCAGCCGCAAAGCCGCCAGGAGCGCGCGGGGGCGTTCCTTATGAGCGGCAAGCTGCTGCGCGATTCGGTGCTGCGCGATTTGCAGTGGCTGCTCAACACCACCAACTTCGGCGCCGGCCACACCATCAACGCCATGCCGCGCGCGCGGCGCTCGGTCGTCAACTACGGCGTACGCGGCTGGGCCGGCGGGCGCATGTCGGAGGTCGACTTCGCGGATGTGGAGGCGGCCATTCGCACCTCCATCATCGATTTCGAACCGCGCATCATGAAGGACAGCATCGACGTGCGCTGCGTCACCGATGCCACCGACCTGGAGCACCACAACCTGCTCGCGCTCGAGATCCGCGGGACGCTGTGGTCGGTGCCCTATCCCATCGAGTTCATCCTGCGTTCCGAGCTCGACCTCGAAAGCGGCCACATGGTCCTTCGCCCGACAGGGGGGCTCTGA
- the tssB gene encoding type VI secretion system contractile sheath small subunit, with protein MADNRVRNSGQKFIARNRAPRVQIEYDVEIYGSERKIQLPFVMGVIADLAGKQVDPMPDLADRDFMAVDIDNFDDRMKSIKPRVAFQVPNTLTGEGQMNVDITFDSMDDFSPARIARQVGALQHLLEARTELSNLLSYMDGKNGAEQLIAQALQNPELLKSLASAPNPAVAKAVEAANEKSGAPGTSSE; from the coding sequence ATGGCAGACAACCGTGTCAGAAACAGTGGTCAGAAGTTCATCGCGCGCAACCGGGCGCCGCGCGTGCAGATCGAGTACGACGTCGAGATCTACGGCAGCGAACGAAAGATCCAGCTGCCCTTCGTGATGGGCGTGATCGCCGATCTCGCGGGCAAGCAGGTCGACCCGATGCCCGACCTCGCCGATCGCGATTTCATGGCCGTGGACATCGACAACTTCGACGACCGCATGAAGTCGATCAAGCCGCGCGTGGCCTTCCAGGTGCCCAACACCCTCACGGGCGAGGGGCAGATGAATGTCGACATCACCTTCGACAGCATGGACGACTTCTCGCCCGCGCGCATTGCACGCCAGGTGGGCGCGCTGCAGCACTTGCTCGAAGCCCGCACCGAGCTTTCGAACCTGCTGTCCTACATGGACGGCAAGAACGGCGCCGAGCAGCTGATTGCCCAGGCGCTGCAGAACCCGGAGCTGCTCAAGTCGCTCGCGTCCGCACCCAATCCCGCCGTGGCCAAGGCGGTGGAAGCGGCGAACGAAAAGTCGGGCGCTCCCGGCACCTCTTCCGAGTAA
- a CDS encoding fumarylacetoacetate hydrolase family protein: protein MPLNLSTATSLPRDAERATLVGRIWQPGVGPVLVAVHEGGLHDLSKLAPTMSDLLERAESPSASVRDAVNAGKAPRIAELAAVLANSDATARDEAKPWLLAPCDLQAIKASGVTFVESLLERVIEEQARGDASRAEATRAALSGVLGDNLAGIVPGSAEAAKVKEVLIGQGAWSQYLEVGIGPDAEIFTKAPVLSAVGTGADVGIHAASVWNNPEPEVVLAVNSRGETLGAALGNDVNLRDFEGRSALLLGKAKDNNASCAIGPFIRLFDAHFGIDDVRRITVALEVTGPEGFTLEGSSSLAKISRDPLDLVSQAIGAHHDYPDGFMLFLGTMFAPTQDRHGPGQGFTHVVGDRVRIAAPELGALVNRVVHSDQAPRWTFGLSALMRNLGGRGLL, encoded by the coding sequence ATGCCCCTGAACCTTTCCACCGCCACCAGCCTTCCCCGCGACGCCGAGCGCGCCACACTCGTCGGCCGCATCTGGCAGCCCGGCGTGGGCCCCGTTCTCGTGGCGGTGCATGAGGGCGGCTTGCACGATCTCTCCAAGCTGGCGCCGACCATGAGCGACTTGCTCGAGCGCGCCGAGTCTCCTTCGGCCAGCGTGCGCGACGCAGTGAACGCGGGCAAGGCCCCGCGCATCGCCGAGCTGGCTGCCGTGCTCGCCAACAGCGACGCGACCGCGCGCGACGAAGCGAAGCCCTGGCTGCTCGCGCCCTGCGACCTGCAGGCCATCAAGGCCAGCGGCGTGACCTTTGTCGAAAGCCTGCTCGAGCGTGTGATCGAAGAGCAGGCGCGCGGCGATGCGTCGCGCGCAGAGGCCACGCGCGCGGCGCTCAGCGGCGTGCTCGGCGACAACCTTGCGGGCATCGTGCCCGGCTCGGCCGAAGCCGCGAAGGTCAAGGAGGTCTTGATCGGGCAGGGCGCATGGTCGCAGTACCTCGAAGTCGGCATCGGGCCCGACGCCGAAATCTTCACCAAGGCGCCGGTTCTCTCCGCCGTGGGCACCGGCGCCGACGTGGGCATTCATGCCGCATCGGTGTGGAACAACCCCGAGCCCGAGGTCGTGCTCGCGGTCAACAGCCGCGGCGAGACACTCGGCGCGGCGCTCGGCAACGACGTCAACCTGCGCGACTTCGAAGGCCGCAGCGCATTGCTGCTCGGCAAGGCCAAGGACAACAACGCCTCCTGTGCCATCGGTCCGTTCATCCGCTTGTTCGATGCGCATTTCGGCATCGACGATGTGCGCCGCATCACGGTGGCGCTCGAAGTCACGGGGCCCGAAGGCTTCACGCTCGAGGGCTCGAGCTCGCTCGCAAAGATCAGCCGCGATCCGCTCGACCTGGTCTCGCAAGCCATCGGCGCGCACCATGACTATCCCGACGGCTTCATGTTGTTCCTCGGCACGATGTTCGCGCCGACACAAGACCGTCATGGTCCTGGGCAAGGATTCACCCACGTCGTCGGCGACCGCGTGCGCATCGCGGCACCGGAACTCGGCGCGCTCGTGAACCGCGTGGTCCATTCGGATCAAGCGCCACGGTGGACTTTTGGACTCAGCGCGCTCATGCGCAATCTTGGTGGGCGCGGATTGCTGTAA
- a CDS encoding type VI secretion system tube protein Hcp, with translation MAVDMFMRVEGANGESKDSNHKDWTDIKSFAWGATQPGNMVSGGGGGVGKASFNDLQVLARIDKAAPSVMKNCASGKHLSKVEVSVCKAGGSQIEYTRVTLEEVLVTSVQYSAEQGGDAVLVQFAFQAAKVKQQYWEQTDKGGKGAETVLAWNIKENREA, from the coding sequence ATGGCAGTAGACATGTTCATGCGCGTCGAGGGCGCAAACGGCGAATCCAAGGACTCGAACCACAAGGACTGGACGGATATCAAGTCGTTTGCATGGGGAGCGACGCAGCCTGGAAACATGGTCAGCGGCGGTGGCGGCGGTGTGGGCAAGGCGAGCTTCAACGACCTGCAGGTTCTTGCGCGCATCGACAAGGCGGCGCCGTCCGTGATGAAGAACTGCGCCAGCGGCAAGCACCTGAGCAAGGTGGAGGTGTCGGTGTGCAAGGCGGGGGGCTCGCAGATCGAATACACGCGCGTCACGCTGGAAGAAGTGCTGGTGACCTCGGTGCAGTACTCGGCCGAGCAGGGCGGCGATGCGGTGCTGGTGCAGTTCGCGTTCCAGGCCGCCAAGGTGAAGCAGCAGTACTGGGAGCAGACGGACAAGGGCGGCAAGGGTGCCGAGACCGTGCTGGCCTGGAACATCAAGGAAAACCGGGAAGCCTGA
- a CDS encoding type VI secretion system accessory protein TagJ, which produces MGDGFAVLGERSVAEHTEWVQRQIRASPQNASLRLALCHFLALRGEWQRAEDQLKLAARIDPSFAPASATCAMALAAERHRTEFWSGGRAPAIIAGEADWVAGLMAAAALPFERATEAADLREAARQAAPALQGTLSCVDRSDSRTLQAIDGEPVESSEFAWLCDGDVRIGAVLELLTPSGYAWLPLPAVRRLKFSRPQHLVDLLWAPAEIELHDGRGLNGLVPVRYPGALDALDDETALGRRTDWQPLAGEEQYAGVGQRTLISEAGDHSLLDIRLVEFAPAESAAQ; this is translated from the coding sequence ATGGGCGATGGGTTTGCAGTGCTGGGCGAGCGCTCCGTGGCCGAGCACACCGAATGGGTACAGCGGCAGATTCGCGCGAGTCCCCAGAACGCCAGCCTGCGGCTAGCCCTCTGCCACTTTCTTGCGCTCCGGGGCGAGTGGCAGCGGGCTGAAGACCAGCTCAAGCTGGCCGCGAGGATCGATCCTTCTTTCGCTCCTGCCAGCGCCACCTGCGCGATGGCGCTGGCAGCCGAGCGTCACCGAACCGAATTCTGGAGTGGCGGCCGTGCGCCGGCCATCATTGCCGGCGAGGCCGACTGGGTCGCGGGGCTGATGGCCGCCGCGGCGCTGCCGTTCGAGCGCGCCACGGAAGCGGCCGACCTGCGCGAGGCCGCGCGGCAGGCCGCGCCCGCATTGCAAGGCACCCTGAGCTGCGTCGACCGTTCGGATTCGCGCACTCTGCAGGCCATCGATGGCGAGCCAGTGGAAAGCAGCGAGTTCGCCTGGCTTTGCGACGGCGACGTGCGCATCGGCGCCGTGCTCGAACTCCTCACGCCTTCGGGCTATGCGTGGCTGCCGCTGCCGGCGGTGCGGCGCCTCAAGTTTTCCCGTCCGCAGCATCTGGTCGACCTGCTCTGGGCGCCGGCCGAGATCGAGCTGCATGACGGCCGCGGACTCAATGGCCTGGTGCCGGTGCGCTACCCCGGCGCGCTCGACGCGCTCGACGATGAAACGGCGCTGGGCCGCCGCACCGACTGGCAGCCGCTGGCCGGTGAAGAGCAGTACGCCGGCGTCGGCCAGCGCACGTTGATCAGCGAAGCCGGCGACCATTCGCTGCTCGATATCCGGCTCGTGGAGTTCGCTCCTGCAGAGAGTGCCGCGCAGTGA
- the tssC gene encoding type VI secretion system contractile sheath large subunit: protein MSTASKQTAARAQTATIEALEPNEFSDLLQREFKPKTDQAREAVQSAVKTLAVQALESTVTISNDAYRTVQAIITEIDRKLSEQINQILHHEDFQQLEGAWRGLHYLVNNTETDEQLKIRVMCASKREVARSLKRHKGIGWDQSPLFKKIYEHEYGQFGGEPFGALIGDFHFDHSPPDVEMLGEMAKIAAAAHCPFIAGASPTVMQMDSWQELSNPRDLTKIFQNTEHTAWRSLRESEDARYIGLAMPRFLARLPYGARTNPVDEFEFEEETDSALHNRYTWANSAYAMGVNINRSFKQYGWCTSIRGVESGGAVENLPTHTFPTDDGGVDMKCPTEIAISDRREAELAKNGFMPLVHRKNSDFAAFIGAQSLQQPAEYYDADATANANLAARLPYLFACCRFAHYLKCIVRDKIGSFREREDMERWLNDWIMNYVDGSPGTSSQDTKAMKPLAAAEVQVEAIEDNPGYYAAKFFLRPHYQLEGLTVSLRLVSKLPSNKKDSS, encoded by the coding sequence ATGAGCACCGCATCCAAACAGACAGCAGCGCGCGCGCAGACCGCCACCATCGAGGCGCTCGAGCCCAACGAGTTCTCCGACCTGCTGCAGCGAGAGTTCAAGCCCAAGACCGACCAGGCCCGCGAGGCGGTGCAGAGCGCCGTCAAGACGCTGGCGGTACAGGCGCTCGAAAGCACCGTCACCATCTCGAACGACGCCTACCGCACCGTGCAGGCGATCATCACCGAGATCGACCGCAAGCTCTCCGAGCAGATCAACCAGATCCTGCATCACGAGGACTTTCAGCAGCTCGAAGGCGCATGGCGCGGCCTGCACTACCTGGTCAACAACACCGAGACCGACGAGCAGCTCAAGATCCGCGTGATGTGCGCCTCCAAGCGCGAAGTGGCGCGCTCGCTGAAGCGCCACAAGGGCATCGGCTGGGACCAGAGCCCGCTGTTCAAGAAGATCTACGAGCACGAGTACGGCCAGTTCGGCGGCGAGCCCTTCGGCGCGCTGATCGGCGACTTCCACTTCGACCACAGCCCGCCCGATGTGGAGATGCTCGGCGAGATGGCGAAGATCGCCGCGGCCGCGCATTGCCCCTTCATTGCCGGCGCGTCGCCCACCGTGATGCAGATGGACTCGTGGCAGGAACTGTCGAACCCGCGCGACCTGACCAAGATCTTCCAGAACACCGAGCACACCGCATGGCGTTCGCTGCGCGAGTCGGAAGATGCGCGCTACATCGGCCTGGCCATGCCGCGCTTCCTGGCACGCCTGCCGTACGGCGCGCGCACCAATCCGGTCGACGAGTTCGAGTTCGAGGAAGAAACCGACTCGGCCCTGCACAACCGCTACACCTGGGCCAACTCGGCCTACGCCATGGGCGTGAACATCAACCGCTCGTTCAAGCAGTACGGATGGTGCACTTCCATTCGCGGCGTGGAGTCGGGCGGTGCGGTCGAGAACCTGCCCACGCACACCTTCCCGACCGACGACGGCGGCGTGGACATGAAGTGCCCGACCGAGATCGCCATCAGCGATCGCCGCGAAGCCGAGCTGGCCAAGAACGGCTTCATGCCGCTGGTGCACCGCAAGAACTCCGACTTCGCGGCCTTCATCGGCGCGCAGTCGCTGCAGCAGCCGGCCGAGTACTACGACGCCGACGCCACGGCCAACGCCAACCTGGCGGCGCGCCTGCCGTACCTGTTTGCATGCTGCCGCTTCGCGCACTACCTGAAGTGCATCGTGCGCGACAAGATCGGTTCGTTCCGCGAGCGCGAGGACATGGAGCGCTGGCTCAACGACTGGATCATGAATTACGTGGACGGCAGCCCGGGCACGTCGTCCCAGGACACGAAGGCAATGAAGCCGCTGGCGGCGGCGGAGGTCCAGGTGGAAGCCATCGAGGACAACCCGGGCTATTACGCCGCCAAGTTTTTTCTCCGGCCGCACTATCAGCTCGAAGGGCTGACGGTGTCGTTGCGGCTGGTTTCGAAGCTGCCATCCAACAAGAAGGACAGCAGCTAG
- the tssA gene encoding type VI secretion system protein TssA — protein MQSPVEGPLACGEDLEYDPDFMALQQAATGKREQQFGSTIIPAEPPDWARVERIAKQLCQRTLDVRVLVLLTLAWTESRGLPGYVDGLRVVDGILQKYWDDVHPRVVDGDFEDPLPRMNALAALAEAEGLGRSVRDARLLEDAGASMSLRQVEALLDSSKADQIDYPGGIGRLREAARRAQEKAAAPVMALHAALELLQRIRETSERALGQSWAPDFSRLERSLRTVVQLLPEQAQPAPAEASQAEGGNKPAQAAASGQGIADSPNGASGQRVASIKDIEISNRDDVQVLLEKACQYMERTEPSHPAPMLIRRAQRLLDLNFFQIIEELVPEGLQKIESLAGRSLGSGTAE, from the coding sequence TTGCAGTCGCCTGTTGAAGGCCCGCTAGCGTGCGGCGAAGACCTCGAATACGACCCCGACTTCATGGCGCTGCAGCAGGCTGCGACAGGAAAGCGGGAGCAGCAGTTCGGCTCCACCATCATCCCGGCCGAGCCACCTGACTGGGCCCGTGTCGAGCGCATTGCAAAGCAGCTGTGCCAACGCACGCTCGACGTGCGCGTGCTGGTTCTGCTGACGCTGGCATGGACCGAGAGCCGCGGCCTGCCTGGCTATGTCGATGGCTTGCGCGTGGTCGACGGCATCCTGCAAAAGTATTGGGACGACGTGCATCCGCGCGTTGTCGATGGCGATTTCGAAGACCCGCTGCCGCGCATGAATGCGCTGGCTGCATTGGCCGAAGCCGAGGGACTCGGACGCAGCGTGCGCGACGCACGCCTGCTCGAGGATGCCGGCGCGTCGATGAGCCTGCGGCAAGTCGAGGCACTGCTCGATTCGAGCAAGGCCGACCAGATCGATTACCCGGGCGGCATCGGCCGACTGCGGGAAGCGGCGCGCCGCGCGCAGGAAAAAGCGGCAGCGCCGGTGATGGCATTGCATGCGGCGCTGGAGTTGCTGCAGCGGATTCGCGAGACCTCGGAGCGCGCGCTGGGGCAAAGCTGGGCGCCTGACTTCTCGCGCCTCGAACGTTCGCTTCGCACCGTGGTCCAGCTGCTGCCCGAGCAGGCGCAGCCGGCGCCGGCCGAAGCATCGCAGGCCGAGGGCGGCAACAAGCCGGCGCAAGCGGCCGCATCGGGACAAGGTATCGCGGACTCCCCGAACGGCGCGTCGGGCCAGCGGGTAGCAAGCATTAAAGATATTGAAATATCGAATCGTGATGATGTGCAGGTGTTGCTGGAAAAGGCGTGCCAATACATGGAGCGCACCGAGCCCAGCCACCCGGCACCGATGCTCATCCGAAGAGCGCAAAGACTGCTGGACCTCAACTTCTTCCAGATCATCGAAGAACTCGTACCCGAGGGCTTGCAGAAGATAGAAAGCCTGGCGGGACGTTCGCTCGGCAGCGGCACGGCCGAGTAG
- a CDS encoding molybdopterin cofactor-binding domain-containing protein, producing the protein MTRRADLPQTRAEFLSANGVLLVVRETPPAPPPAKGQPTAVAGNPIEGDEILLAVWDDGSASALNGHVDLGTGIQTALAQIVAEELDLGMPCVRMMLGDTARAPNQGATIASASIQIHSQPLRLAAAQARAWLLARAAERLGTPVEALQVRNGVVRVADEPDRRVNYAELIAGQRTVLRLDRAAEPKHPADYRIVGTRQSRVDIPAKLAGEGVFVHDMRVPGMLHGRVVRPPYAGADHGEFIGNTLESVDESSIAHIPGIRAVVVIRDFVGIVAEREEHAEQALRQLRVTWKSWPGMPDLSDLAQALRDNPSTQRLLVDEGDVDGAIAAAAQPMHRTYVWPYQMHASIGPSCALAEWQPQEGGGVGSAAGPLPRRNAPPSGGSDPHAVGERGGIVLRCWAGSQNPHVLRADLAKLMGVDDVQVDVIRMEAAGCYGRNGADDVAADAALLARAVGAPVRVQLTREQEHAWEPKGAAQLMEVDGGLMADGRIAAYDFETSYPSNGAPTLALLLTRTIEPVAQAFEMGDRTARPPYSVDNLRVKVNDMAPIVRASWLRGVSALPSSFAHESYIDELATAAGVDPVQFRLRHLNDPRAVELVQATAQKAGWRMRTGPEENADGGLGEGGDILFGQGFAYARYIHSKWPGFGAAWAAWVADVEVNRKTGEVHVRRVVVGHDAGLMINPAGVEHQVHGNVIQTTSRALMEEVQFAPQQGAAAAGAQLPGVLPSGVVASREWGSYPIVNFRDVPVVEIMHMPRPGEPSLGAGESSSVPGTAAIANAIFDATGVRFRAPPFTPEKVLAALNPLTSDLPPLPVGEGWGEGGRPANSDAVVPSSQPSPRGRRSHSAWPQRKGLWATGAALFIGGIGLIAGLLGWRSSIAPVSLSAPVYSEATIERGRVLAALGDCAVCHTAPGGAPNAGGRAMETPFGTLYTTNLTPDADTGLGRWSFSAFQRAMREGVSRDGHHLYPAFPYTAFAKTSDDDLQALYAYFMSMPAVRAETPKAELEFPFSMRPLMAGWNALFHDPAPLQPVATQSAEWNRGAYLVNGLGHCGACHTPRNALGAEQGGSAFLSGAMVEGWEAPALTGLSKSAVPWDADELYRYLRQGHTQRHGMAGGPMAEVVRELAQVPDADVRAMATYLASFNPAPAAEPQALAQQAIDKAARTQGRLLGPAQRMFDSACASCHHDGDGPTLLGVNTPLALNSNLTSARPDNLLRTILDGVREPASQGIGFMPAFREALDDRQIAELAGYMRARFAPQEPPWKNLPAEVARVRTARGHGAK; encoded by the coding sequence ATGACGCGGCGCGCCGATCTTCCGCAGACCCGAGCGGAGTTTCTCTCGGCCAACGGCGTGCTGCTCGTCGTGCGCGAGACGCCGCCCGCACCGCCACCCGCCAAGGGCCAGCCTACGGCTGTCGCGGGCAATCCCATCGAGGGTGACGAAATCCTGCTTGCGGTGTGGGACGACGGCAGCGCCTCGGCGCTCAACGGCCACGTCGACCTGGGCACCGGCATCCAGACCGCACTCGCGCAGATCGTGGCCGAAGAGCTCGACCTCGGCATGCCCTGCGTGCGCATGATGCTCGGCGACACCGCGCGCGCGCCCAACCAGGGCGCGACGATCGCAAGCGCCTCCATCCAGATCCATTCGCAGCCACTGCGCCTGGCCGCCGCGCAGGCGCGTGCGTGGCTGCTCGCGCGCGCGGCCGAGCGGCTCGGCACGCCGGTGGAAGCGCTGCAGGTGCGCAACGGCGTGGTGCGCGTGGCCGATGAGCCCGATCGCCGCGTCAACTACGCCGAGCTGATCGCAGGGCAGCGCACCGTGCTGCGGCTCGACCGCGCTGCCGAGCCCAAGCACCCGGCCGACTACCGCATCGTCGGCACGCGCCAGTCGCGCGTGGACATTCCTGCCAAGCTCGCGGGCGAGGGCGTATTCGTGCACGACATGCGCGTGCCCGGCATGCTGCACGGCCGCGTGGTGCGACCGCCGTATGCCGGTGCGGACCATGGCGAGTTCATCGGCAACACGCTCGAGTCGGTGGACGAATCGTCGATTGCGCACATTCCCGGCATTCGCGCGGTGGTCGTGATCCGCGACTTTGTCGGCATCGTGGCCGAGCGCGAAGAGCACGCCGAGCAGGCGCTGCGCCAACTGCGCGTCACATGGAAAAGTTGGCCCGGCATGCCGGACCTTTCCGACCTGGCGCAGGCCCTGCGCGACAATCCCTCGACGCAGCGCCTGCTGGTCGATGAAGGCGATGTCGACGGTGCGATTGCCGCGGCCGCGCAGCCGATGCATCGCACCTACGTGTGGCCCTACCAGATGCACGCGTCCATCGGACCTTCGTGCGCGCTGGCCGAATGGCAGCCGCAGGAGGGCGGCGGCGTCGGTTCCGCCGCCGGGCCGCTCCCAAGGCGGAACGCGCCCCCTTCGGGAGGCAGCGACCCACACGCAGTGGGGGAGCGTGGGGGCATTGTCTTGCGCTGCTGGGCCGGCTCGCAGAATCCCCACGTGCTGCGCGCCGATCTTGCGAAGCTCATGGGCGTGGACGACGTGCAGGTCGACGTCATCCGCATGGAAGCCGCGGGCTGCTACGGCCGCAACGGCGCCGACGACGTCGCGGCCGATGCGGCGCTGCTCGCGCGCGCCGTGGGCGCGCCGGTGCGGGTGCAACTCACGCGCGAGCAGGAGCATGCCTGGGAGCCCAAGGGTGCCGCACAGCTCATGGAAGTGGACGGCGGCCTCATGGCCGATGGCCGCATCGCGGCCTACGACTTCGAGACCTCGTACCCATCGAACGGCGCGCCCACGCTCGCGCTGCTGCTCACCCGCACCATCGAACCGGTGGCGCAGGCCTTCGAGATGGGCGACCGCACGGCGCGACCGCCCTACAGCGTCGACAACCTGCGCGTGAAGGTCAACGACATGGCGCCGATCGTGCGCGCCTCGTGGCTGCGCGGCGTGTCGGCGTTGCCGAGTTCGTTCGCGCACGAGTCGTACATCGACGAGCTGGCCACCGCGGCCGGTGTCGATCCGGTGCAGTTCCGCCTGCGCCACCTGAACGATCCGCGCGCCGTCGAACTGGTGCAGGCCACCGCGCAGAAGGCCGGCTGGCGCATGCGCACCGGCCCAGAGGAGAATGCCGACGGCGGGCTGGGCGAGGGCGGCGACATCCTCTTCGGCCAGGGCTTCGCGTACGCGCGCTACATCCACAGCAAGTGGCCCGGCTTCGGCGCCGCGTGGGCCGCATGGGTGGCCGACGTCGAGGTCAACCGCAAGACCGGCGAAGTGCACGTGCGCCGCGTGGTGGTGGGACACGACGCGGGGCTGATGATCAACCCCGCGGGCGTCGAGCACCAGGTGCACGGCAACGTGATCCAGACCACCAGCCGCGCGCTCATGGAAGAGGTGCAGTTCGCGCCGCAGCAGGGCGCTGCAGCGGCTGGTGCACAGCTGCCCGGCGTGCTGCCGTCCGGCGTGGTTGCGAGCCGGGAGTGGGGCAGCTACCCGATCGTCAACTTCCGCGACGTGCCGGTGGTCGAGATCATGCACATGCCTCGGCCCGGGGAACCCTCGCTGGGCGCGGGCGAGTCGTCGTCGGTGCCGGGAACTGCGGCGATTGCGAATGCGATCTTCGATGCGACGGGGGTGCGGTTCCGCGCGCCGCCGTTCACGCCGGAAAAGGTGCTGGCTGCGTTGAATCCGTTGACTTCGGACTTGCCCCCTCTCCCTGTGGGAGAGGGTTGGGGTGAGGGAGGGCGGCCTGCGAACAGTGACGCTGTCGTACCGTCATCCCAACCTTCTCCCAGAGGGAGAAGGAGCCATTCAGCCTGGCCCCAGCGCAAGGGCCTCTGGGCCACCGGCGCCGCGCTGTTCATCGGCGGCATCGGCCTCATCGCCGGCCTGCTCGGCTGGCGCTCTTCCATCGCCCCCGTTTCGCTCAGCGCCCCGGTCTACAGCGAAGCGACCATCGAACGCGGCCGCGTGCTTGCCGCGCTCGGCGACTGCGCCGTGTGCCACACCGCACCGGGCGGTGCGCCCAACGCGGGCGGCCGCGCGATGGAGACGCCCTTCGGCACGCTCTACACCACCAACCTCACGCCCGATGCCGACACGGGACTGGGCCGCTGGTCGTTCAGCGCGTTCCAGCGCGCGATGCGCGAGGGTGTCTCGCGCGACGGCCATCACCTGTACCCGGCGTTTCCGTACACGGCCTTCGCCAAGACCAGCGACGACGACCTGCAGGCGCTCTACGCCTACTTCATGTCCATGCCCGCGGTGCGCGCCGAGACGCCGAAGGCCGAGCTGGAGTTTCCGTTCAGCATGCGGCCGTTGATGGCCGGCTGGAACGCGCTCTTCCACGATCCGGCGCCGCTGCAGCCTGTGGCCACGCAAAGCGCGGAATGGAACCGCGGCGCCTATCTGGTCAACGGCCTCGGGCATTGCGGCGCGTGCCATACGCCGCGCAACGCGCTCGGCGCGGAGCAGGGCGGCAGCGCCTTCCTCTCGGGCGCCATGGTCGAGGGCTGGGAAGCACCGGCGCTCACCGGTCTTTCGAAATCGGCCGTGCCATGGGACGCCGACGAGCTGTACCGCTACCTGCGCCAAGGCCATACGCAGCGCCACGGCATGGCGGGCGGTCCCATGGCGGAGGTGGTGCGCGAACTCGCGCAGGTGCCCGATGCCGATGTGCGCGCCATGGCCACGTACCTCGCCTCTTTCAACCCCGCTCCGGCGGCCGAGCCGCAGGCCTTGGCGCAACAAGCGATCGACAAGGCCGCACGCACGCAGGGCCGGTTGCTCGGCCCCGCGCAGCGCATGTTCGACAGCGCCTGCGCCTCGTGCCATCACGACGGGGACGGCCCCACGCTGCTCGGCGTGAACACGCCGCTCGCGCTCAACAGCAACCTCACGAGCGCGCGGCCCGACAACCTGCTGCGCACCATTCTCGATGGCGTGCGCGAGCCCGCGAGCCAGGGCATCGGCTTCATGCCGGCCTTCCGCGAGGCGCTCGACGACCGGCAGATCGCGGAACTCGCGGGCTACATGCGCGCACGTTTCGCGCCGCAGGAGCCGCCGTGGAAGAACCTGCCGGCCGAAGTGGCGCGCGTGCGTACGGCTCGCGGCCACGGCGCCAAGTAG